The region TTGAAGGTGAGTGTATAACCCTGTAATTTTTTATCCTTTTAGCAAGTCTCGCAACAACCCAGATAGGAGTGTGTATATTTCTTATAGTCCAGAAGTAGTCTATAAATGACTGATCAGGTGAAAATCTGTAGTACTTGCTCAGTATAAATCTCCACGCTTCCTCACTGTAAAGGAATTTTTCTATCGTTACCTTTTCTGTATAAAAATCAAGATCCTTTATGTACTCAGGAAGATCCGTTTGAGATCTGCTTTTGAACCATCTGTGAAGCTTTTTTATGTATAAAAAATCCTCCTTTTTTATCCTTGTTTTCTTCACAGAAGGTTTTTCATCACTCCCAAAAAGGTAGTGAACCTCTAAATGTTTTAGATTGTCGGGGAGATCATACTTTATATCTCCGTAATCCTCAGGTCTGCTCCCTAAAAAAACAACACCGAAGCTTATCTCAGGAAGACCTGTTATAAGCTGGTATATCCATGTTGAAACACCACCTTTCACATAGGGAAACGTTCCCTCAGCAAGTATCAAGATCTCCACATCATCGGACTTTTTCAGATAAAAACCCATCAGCCTTCCTCCCATAAAACCGCTACAGGATAGAATGATGGGTCGTACTTCAGGTAGGGATGTTTTTTTATAAACTCTTTTATCCTGCTGTACTCCCTGTTTCTGAAAAATATCTCCGCAAGGTAGGGGGCAACTTTAAACTCCGGAATGTTTGAGTCAAGAGCTTTAGTAAGGTATATATATGAGTCATCAAGTCTTCCTTTAAGGAGATATATCCTTCCAAGGAGAAGATCAATATAAGGATCATTTTTTATTATATCTTTTGCTTTTAATGCGTATCTTTCTGACTCATTCAGATAAAAGTCTGTTATCTCCTTATCAGCCATACCAATATATATTATCTCCCAGTAAAGCTTTGAAAGCTCTCTGTATATGATCCCCTTTTCCTTTTCATCCTTTGCTTTTTTCAGCTTTTCAAGGTTGTTGTGTATCTGTTCGCTCAGTCTTTTCTCTATCTTATCAAGAACACTGAAGGATAAAAGTCTTATCTCATCATTCTCATCTGAAAGTCCATACCTTAAAAGCCTGACACTTTCAGGTGATTTCACCTCTGTGAGAAATAAAAATGCTTTTAATCTCAAGGATGAAGGGAGATTTTTTCTGAGGACAAACTCTCTCACTGAAGACTCTCCAAACTTTCTTTTTCTTACCTGTATCTTTTCTTCTATAAGCTGGAAAACAGGAACGGTCTCAAGGGGAAGAACTGGCAGTTTCTTCTGTTTTCTGAAGATAATAAGTGAGAATAGAACGGCAATATAGCTTAGAACAGGCGTTGAAAACATAATAATGAATATCACTATGATACTTAACGGGAAAGGTTTTTTATACCTTTTTGGGAAAAATGTCCATACCACAACCGATAACAGTACTGATGCTACAGTATGAAAGATAAGGAAAAGAAAGATGTTATATGTATTACCGAGCATTAAAAATCCTACAGCCAAAAGCTCAAGCAGGATTGAAACAGGCGTAATTTTTCCTTCCATGATCACAGCTCTTTAACTTTTGTAAGTGTCTGCTCAAGATCATTTTCAACGGTAAGTATTCTGCTTTTTATTTTACCTTCTACCTCTTCACCGAATATATCCTCTATCTTTTCCTTTATCCTGTTAACAAACTCAACAGCTGCAACATCACCTGTAAAAGGGAGAAGAATTATAAGCTTTTCCTTCTCAACCTCACTGCATCTTGTTGAGATATCAAATCCTCTTAAGCCTCTCTCTATCTCTGTAAATGCTGCATCAAGAAAGTCCTGTTTTAACATAAAGAAAACAACTATACTGCTCTCAATACCAAACTTGCTCTTTAGATGTATAAGCTTTCTCAGCTCCTTTATAAATGAAAGATGTATATTTGGGAATTTAACAACTGTTTCTTCAAGACCTTTTGCGAGATTGTACTCATCAAAAAGATATGTGAGAAAAACGTTTATCGTGAGAAGATTGTCCTTATTAAGGCTTAAAAAAGGCATATCGGTTATGAGAAGGAGTCCGTTAATATTTCCATTTATATCAACAGCTGGAACAACAGCCAGATACTCGGATTTTACATCCCCTTCCAGTCTGTTTACAGCCAGATATGTTGATGTTTTATCAATAAATGCCTGTTTAACAAGTGGATCATCTCTGTTAAGCTCTGCTCCTTTCCCTATCTGGGCTACCTTTTTGAATCCGTTGTCTTCATTTATATATAGGGCTCCTCCATCAATATTGGTAAATCTTGATATAAGCATTAAAAAATTTTTAAAAAGATCCACCTCCTTATTCAGTATCATCATCCTTATATCCCTTAAAACGGATCTTATACTGAGAGGTTTCAGAACATAATTCTTCTCTATCTGGTCATGTGATATTTTCAGCATAAAAAAATTTCTTCCCAGCTCCTCAATCTTTTCCTTAAGAAAGCTGTTCTCTTCCTCAAGCCTCTCTTTTCTCCTGTTCCAGTACTGGAAAAACTCTCCTAAAACAAATGTTATAAGTAGATACCAGAAAAATGTCTCGTAGGGAAACTGCTCATACAGAAAAAATGCTGATATTCCAAAAACGAACATAGATACTATACCTGATAAAAGACCGTAGTAAAGGGTTAAAAGAATGATCACAAATATGTAGTAGGTTATATTTCCCCCGATATTTAAGAAAAGAGGGTCATCATTATTCCACACAAAACCAAAAAGAACAAAAAGGATTGAGAGTGTTAAGCTTTCAACGAGTATCTTAAATCTTTTTCTTTCCATCTATTTATTTTTTCTCAGTCCATCTATCATCTCATTTATAAGCTTCTGTGCAACAGTTCCTACAGATTCGTAACCCCATCCTGTTTTTGATCCCACTGCTGTCCAGACTGTTTTTCCCGTTTCTGTCTCTATAATCTTGAGTGTTATACTTACAGCAGGTTCACCATCAATACCTGTCTTGTACCTCCATTCATTAACATAACCGGTTACCGCATACTTTATATTTTTTGAGGATGCTTTCTTTAAAAGATCTTTTATCTCCTGATCTGAATAATCTTCATACTTGTTGTTATAAAATCTTTCGGATATATTGAACCCTTTTGATACAAATACACCTTCAGCAATACCTGATGCTTTCTGGCCTGCAAGTGGAACCTCTGTGAAATTCTCAAAGGGAAGTATAACAATACTTTCATCTCTGTTTATATTTTTTTTCTGGACATTGTAAACGGAAGAACAGCTTAGTATTACAACGGATAGTAATAATAGGAACCACTTTTTCAAATTTACCACCCCTCTTCTTGATTATCCCATTAATTTACTTTTTCTGTTATACATAAGTCAATCGCATTTGGCTCAACTATGATTGCTCTATGCTGTAACTTCCTGTTCTTTATCTCATCAGTAAAATGTCTCAATGGTGCCTCAACCTTTACGAATTTCGGGATTGTGTGGAAAGTTCCATAATGAATGGGAACTATAAACTCAGCTTTAAGATCAATAAAAGCCTGTATTGCCTCCCAGGGATTCATATGGATCTTGTGAAGGAGAAGTGTCGGCTCGTATCCTCCTATCGGAAGAAGTGCTGTATGAATATCAAAAACCCTGCCGTACTCTTTAAATCCATCAAAGTATGCTGTATCTCCTGCAAAATAGTATGTTCTGTCTTCAATCTTTATCATGTAGCTCACTGTATCCGTGTTTGGAAATAGAAGGGATCTTCCTTTGTTATGTTTTACCGGAAGGGCTGTTATCGTCACACTTCCGTTATTAAATATCTCGTATCTTTTCAGCTCTATGATCTTTTTAAAGTATGTTCTACCTAAAACAGGTTTTGTATTTTCTGGGATAATAAGTGTTGTATCCCTTTTAAGTCTCCTCAGTGTTCTCATATCAAGGTGATCGTAATGTGCGTGGGATATAAGAATAAAATCAACTGATGGTATAAGATCAGGTCTTAATGCTGGCTTCTGCCTCCTTATTCCGAATATATGGGGACTCAAAAAAGGATCCGTCAAAAATCTTATCCCTTTGTAAGATATAAGAAATGTTGAATGGCCTAAGTTCGCTATAAAGTCGTAACCGTGTGCTATAGCGTATCTTATCTCCCTGTAAAGAAGGGAGTTCTCGTCAAGTATAAAGTTCCTGTGTAATTTATAATCCTTTGCTTTTTGCTTCCTGCCAAAGTTGTTCCATATCATCCAGTTTCATCTCCTTTAACTCTTTGTTTTTCTCTTTTGCTTTTTTCTCAATATACTGAAATCTGTTGACTGTTCTGTCTATAGAGTGGTGTAAAGCCTGTTCAGGATCTATCCCATACACCCTTGCAAGATTTGTAACCGCTATCAGAAGATCACCTATCTCATGCTCTCTTTCCTTATCCGTTTTTGCATTTTTAAGTTCATTAAGTTCTTCCATAACCTTTTCCCATACATCCTCAGGGTTTTCCCAGTCAAAACCAACCTTTGCCATTCTTTTCTGTACCTTAACAGCTCTCATCAATGCGGGCATTCTCTTAGGTATCCCCTCAAGTATGGACTCTCTTTCCTTTTCCTTTTCCTTTATAGCCTCCCATTTTTTTAGATGATCCTCACCTTCAAGCTGTGAGTACTCCACATCCCCGAATACATGTGGATGTCTTCTTATAAGCTTTTCCTTCAGATTTTCAAGAACATCATTTATATCAAAGCTTCCTTCATCCTTTTTTATCTGTGAATGGAAAACAACCTGTAGTAAAAGATCACCAAGCTCCTCAACCATAGCCTTATCATCATCAGACTCTATAGCCTCAAAAAGCTCATAAGCCTCCTCTATAAGATTGTTCTTTATGGACTGGTTTGTCTGTTCCCTGTCCCATGGACATTCCCTTCTCAGCCTTTTAACAATATCAACAACTTCCTGAAATCTTCTACCCTCTTCTCTACATTCCGTTTTTTCCATACAGACCTCCCTTAATGATAAAATATTCAAATCTCTATAATATATGTAAAAGGTGGGAAATGGAAAATATAATCAATGTGAAAAATCCTGCATTAACAAATATAGTAACAAAGCTGAGGGATATAAATACAGACAGCTATCTATTTAGAAAATATATATCAGAAGCCGGAAGAATACTACTTCTGGAAGCATTAAAGGATGAAAAAACCGTTGAGAAAAAGGTAAAGATATGGGTTGGTGAGTACAGATTCCCAGAGATAGAAGAGGAAAGATACGTTTTTATACCTATAATGAGGGCCGGACTTCCTATGCTTGATGGTGTTTTTGAGGTACTGAAAAATGCTAAGGCAGGTTTTTTGGCTATAAAAAGGAATGAGGAAACACTTGAAAGTGTGTTGTATTACGACAGGGTCCCACCTCTTGAAGGGAAAAACGCTGTCATACTTGATCCTATGGTGGCAACAGGGGGATCACTTGATTATGCGGTAAAAGTAATAAAGAAAAAAAATCCTGAGAAGATAATATCACTCAATATAATTGGAGCTCCCGAAGGGCTGAAAAGGATAGCAGAAAAACATCCTGAGATTAAAGTCTATATAGCTCAGATTGATGAGAGACTTAATGATAAAGGCTACATAATTCCAGGAATAGGTGATGCCGGAGACAGGGCATTCAATACAGAATGATGGGAATAATTGAGGATATATCCTTCGGACTTTTCTTAGGAATAGCTGCAGCTATATCACCTGGTGCACTTCTTGCACTTCTTATATCTGAAACACTGAGGGGAAATATAAAAAATGGTATTCTCGTTTCAGTCTCCCCTATTGTTACAGATCTGCCTATACTGTTTGTTTCAATATACATACTGAAAAAGATAGAGAATTTCACATCTCTTGTTGGAATAATATCTGCAACAGGTGGAGTACTCCTCTTTTATCTTGGGATAAAGAATATCTTTGCTAAACATTCCGAGATATCAACAGATATGCATGGCTCTTTTGTTAAAGGGGTTGTTATCAATATACTTAATCCTTACACATACCTTTTCTGGTTCTTTATAGGTGCTCCTTATATATCGGATAAAGGGTTTGTAAATTCAGCGGCTTTTGTTATCTCTTTCTTTATAGGTATAACAGGAAGTATGATACTTATAGCTTTCTTCGTTGAGAAGATAAAGAGATTTATAGAGAGCAGATACTATGATTATCTGTTGAAATTTATAGGTTTTCTTTTTATTATCTTTGGAGTACTACTTATAAAAAACAGTATGAAATATTTAGGGCTGTAAAATGAAAATTCTTGTTACTGGTGGGACGGGATTTGTAGGAAGATATTTAGTTGAGGAGCTTTCAAAAGAACATCAGTTAGTTCTTCCTACAAGGGATATAAAAAAAGCGGAGCTTCTGTTTTCTGGGAGAGGTAATCTGGATAATATAAAGATCATCCATTTTCAGGAAGACCTTGACCACACCGTCAGGAAGTACAGACCTGAAGTGATAATAAATCTTCTCGGAATTCTTTACGAGAACAGAAAAAAGGGGATAACATTTGAGAAGGTTCATTTTGAGTACACAAAAAAGCTTGTTGATGCCGCTTCTGATATTGGCATTAAACTATTTGTCCAGATGTCTGCCCTTGGTGCAGATCCTTCAAGTAAAAGCAGGTATCAGAGAACAAAAGGTGTTGCTGAGGAGTATATAAGATCATCAAATATAAATTACATAATCCACAGACCATCAATAATTATGGGGAGAGAACAGAAACTATTTCAGGACATGAAAAAGTTTGGAAAAATTATGCCTTTATTTTTAGCACCTGAAGGGAGAGTTCAGCCTGTTCATATACTTGATGTCAGGGACTGTTTCTTAAAATCACTGGACGAAGAGGATGAGATATTTGAACTGTGCGGTGATAGGGTAGTAACATTCAAGGAGCTTTTTGAGTTTGCACTGAAATATGCTGGTTATAGAAGACCTGTCATACAGATGCCTAAGATCTTTTTCAGGTTTATGCTGCCATTTTTCAAACTTCTGCCAGAGCCTCCAATGACTGAAGATCAGTACTATATGCTTCAGAAGGACAATGTATGTTCAGGAAAATACAGAGGAGTTAAAGAGCTACTTGGAAAGATCAGAAACCCGTTTGAATTTTAGTATGTTTTATTTCAGAACCTACCTTTATGGTTTTTTTATATGGTTTCTTATTGTTATAGCTGTAGGATTTTTTATAAACAGCGTTCCTTTTGACTGGAGCAGAGAGTACTTCAGAATAGTTTTCTCAAAAAACTCAAAGATTATTATCAATAATAGTATCCTATTTGTATTCTTAACTAATTTTATAATAATTACGATATATTTTAAAAGGAGATTTAAAGAAAATCTGAAAAAATCAATGGTCAGGGCGTTGATTTTTAATAGTATAGTTACTGTTTTTTTCTTTGGTAACTGTATATTTGGGAGATAAGTATGGAAAATTTCTTTAAATTTTTTGGACTGAAAGACGATCCTTTCAGGGTCACACCTGATATTGAGTACTTCTATATGTCTCAGGCTCATAAAGATGTTTTAGATGCCCTTGAGTATCTTTATCATACAGGTGAAGGGTTTGCTGTCATCATAGGAGAACCCGGGACAGGTAAGACAACAACCGTTAAAAAGTTCTTAGCAAACCATCCCTATGAGATACTGTACGCATATATTATCTTCCCCAGCTTCTACCCACTGGAGATGCTTAGGGCTATACTGAGAGAGTTTGGCGTTAAGACCTCACCTGAAGAGGCAGAAAGTGATCTTTTTGCCAAATTAAAGGAATTTCTGATAAAGAAAAAGGAAGAAGGTCATAAAGTTTTTATAATCGTTGATGAAGCACAGAATCTCCCTATAGAAACTATGGAGGAGCTAAGGATACTGTCGAATCTTGAGACTAACAGGGAAAAACTACTCCAGATAGTTCTTACAGGACAGACGGAACTTGAGAAAAAGATAAATATGCCTGAGCTCAGGCAGTTAAAAGAGAGGATAACAGTTGTAGCAAAACTTAGAAATCTTGATTTTAATGAGACGGTTGATTATATAAAGTACAAACTTGAAAAGGCTGGAAACCCTAAGATCCATATACCATGGTATATATACAGGCTCATATTCAAGTACTCTCAGGGTAATTTCAGAAAGATTAATCTCATAATGAGAAGAACATTAATGGCCGCATATGTTGATGAGAGTAAAAAGATCAAATACAAACATCTAAAAGAGGCATTAAAAACCCTTGGTTTTTATGAGGAAGCCAAGGAAAAGAAAAAATTAAAATATCTCGCCCTTGCATCTGTAATTCTAGCCATTTTACTTGGACTTACAGGAACGTTCTCCTGGTTCCTGTACGCTATAGCAACCGGTGAGAAAAAGATAAATTCTGAGCCTGCTCAGTACAAGAATATGACCAAAACACAGCATACCCAGCATCTAAAAGCTGAAACCAGAGGGGAAAAGAAAAAAGTACATCCACCGCTGAAACCTGAAGAACAGATAAAGGAGTTTATTAAGAGATGGAAAAACTCATGGGAAACACAGGACTTTTTAAGATACATCTCTTATTACTGTAAAGATTTTAGATGGGCCGGTGGAGGAATTGAAAAATGGGAAAAATACAAAAGGAAGACGATACTCAACAAAAAATTTATAAAGATATACATAAGCGATATAAAGATCAGAAAAATCAAAGAGAACAGATGGGAGGTTATATTCAAACAGGAATACTTTTCAGATAAAATAGATGATGTCACCTTGAAAAAGCTGATTATTATAAAAAGTAATGGAAAGTACTGTATAAAAGAAGAAAGAACGATCAGGAGGATTAAGTGAGATATCTGAGGGTAGTAATAACATTAATAGCTGCGGTGGTTTTAGGTTCTTTCAGTTATGCTTCACAACCTACTATAGAGGAAGTTCTCAAGCAACTTGAGGCAAAAAATATTGATAAAGCTGAGGAGCTTGCAAGACAGCTTCCATATGAGGAAAGAATAAAGCTTAATATCATTCTATTACTTCAGGAAGGGAGAAAAGCTGAGGCCCAGAAACTCTTTTCAAAGATATCAGAGAAAAACAAAGGTGTTTTAGAAAATGTTATATACATACCTGAAGGCAGTTATGCGATTGTTGTAAGTAAAAGTAGACAGAGACTTAAAGTTATAAAGTTTGTAAATGATCTTCCTGTTGAGGTTCTTGAGCTAAGATCAATAACAGGGAAAAGACCGGGAGACAAGTTGAAGGAAGGAGATCAGAGAACTCCCAACGGTGTTTATTTTCCTGTTAAATACCTGACAAAGCTTGCGCCGATGTACGGTGTAGGTGCTTTTCCATTGAACTATCCAAATATACTTGACAGGAAGTTTTTAAACAAAACAGGAAATGGTATATGGATCCATGCTTCTGATAAGCCTGACAGACCTTACTTTAGCTCAAATGGATGTGTTGTTCTGAATAATGAAGATTTCAACAAATTAAAAAGATTTATAAAACTTAAGGAAACACCTGTGGTTATCGTTGAGGATTTTGAGTATACAGATGCCGGATCATTTAAAGAAAAACAGATGGCACTTATATACTTCGTTTATCAATGGAAAAGGGCCTGGGAAGAAACAGCGAAAGGAAATCTTGACAACTATTTCTTCCTTTACTCAGAAAGGTTTGTCTCAAAAAAGGGCAACAAAGAGCAGTGGATGAGATATAAAAGAAGAATATCAAAGCTGAAGGACTGGATAAAGATAGATATAAAAAATCTATCAATACTTAAAGACGGAAGAATGCTTGATTTTGGTAATATATACGTTGCAACATTTGATATGAATTACAGATCAAATAACTACAACTTTAAAGGTAAGAAAATACTGTATATCATCAGGGAAGATGGGAAATGGAAGATCTTAGCAGAAGAAACTTTATAAGACTGGCTGGATCATCTTTATTACTGCTATCTTTAAATCCTGATGAAGTTTTTGCAAAACATAACAGCAAACTCCATTTCAAACTTCCACCTAAGCCTCTCCAGTACTACATAAAAGAGGGTAAAGAGAAAGGTGGGAGAGTTCTTATAATAGGTGGAATTCACGGAAATGAACCGGGGGCATACAAAGCTGCAGATATTCTTATGGATCTTGATGTTAAAAAGGGAACTGTTGCTGTTCTACCAAGAACTAATTTCGTTTCTGTTCTTGCAAATGTGAGAGGATACAACGGAGATATGAACAGAAAGTTTCACAGAATATCCAGGAAAGATCCTGACTACAGATATGTATCATTCATTAAAGATTTTATAGATGATTTCAGACCTGATGTGGTTCTTTCACTTCACGACGGTTACGGCTTCCATATAAAGAATAAAAAACACTGGGGGCAGTGTATAGTTATTGATGCTGTTAGCTATAAAGGATATCCCCTTTACAGCACAGCAAAATACGTTGCAGATAGGGTCAATAAAAAAATAACTAAGAAGCACTGGAAGATACCTATCCACAATACAGACACGTTTAATAGATACACAAAGTATAAAGAACAGAGGAAATCCTTAACATACTATGTACTTTCCAAGTGTAATATTCCTGCATTCTGTATAGAGGCTTCAAAACAGCTACCAGATCTTGAAACAAAAACAAAAATGCATCTTATGATGATAAAAGAGTTTCTTGAGATCTTTAATGTTGAGCTTGATCCCGGTATAGATCACGTTCTTTCCAACCTGAGTTCCTTTATAAACAGAAAAAGAGTGTACTCTGTCAGGTTAAATATAAATGGTAGAACAGAGATCATTAACTCATCTAAAACAATAAAGGTTCCTGCAGGGAGCAGGATAAGATTTGAATCCGTCTATGGAAATAGAGGAAGTTTCGTAATTCCCGAAGGGGTAAATCTGAACTACTCAGGTTTTTATTACTCAAGAAATATAAGATTCTTCCTTAAAGATGACTATAAAAAAGTTTTTACCCTGAAGTTTGTAAAAACCTAATGTTTTCTCGGCTTTATATCAACAGTGACATATTTTGTTGATCTGTTTATCTTCATCTCTATAAGTGTTGTGGTATTTGGATAAAAGAGAGATGGTTTTTCATCAACTATCTGTCCATTTTCAGTCCTGAGGAGAATTATATTTTTTAGTTTTTCAGTCTCATAGTATATTCCCTCGTCAACGCGGGGAACGTATATTTTCATGCTTAAAACGATATCCGAACCTAAAGATTTACAACATTCTTTTATCTCATTTTTTAACTTTTTAATACCAACTATAAACCTTCTGAAACTTGGATCAGTTGAGTTATTATGAAACTCATCTGTTATAAGCTCATGAAATCTTCTGCTCCAGTACTCTTCTTCAGCAGAGATCTTCTTTTTTGTAAATTCTCCATTTCTTATGTACCTTCCGTTGTACTTATAAACGAAGAACTCTATGGTGTAATCTTTTATAGGTTTATTATGGTCATCAACCGCTCTAACTATGAACTGCTGGTAAATCTCCCTATTTTTGAATGTTTTTTCTGTAATCTCTTCCAGCTCTTTTTTAAATTCTGCGTACTCCTCAGGCTTTTTTATTTTGATAGCTCTCAAAACCAGA is a window of Persephonella marina EX-H1 DNA encoding:
- a CDS encoding PelD GGDEF domain-containing protein, which gives rise to MERKRFKILVESLTLSILFVLFGFVWNNDDPLFLNIGGNITYYIFVIILLTLYYGLLSGIVSMFVFGISAFFLYEQFPYETFFWYLLITFVLGEFFQYWNRRKERLEEENSFLKEKIEELGRNFFMLKISHDQIEKNYVLKPLSIRSVLRDIRMMILNKEVDLFKNFLMLISRFTNIDGGALYINEDNGFKKVAQIGKGAELNRDDPLVKQAFIDKTSTYLAVNRLEGDVKSEYLAVVPAVDINGNINGLLLITDMPFLSLNKDNLLTINVFLTYLFDEYNLAKGLEETVVKFPNIHLSFIKELRKLIHLKSKFGIESSIVVFFMLKQDFLDAAFTEIERGLRGFDISTRCSEVEKEKLIILLPFTGDVAAVEFVNRIKEKIEDIFGEEVEGKIKSRILTVENDLEQTLTKVKEL
- a CDS encoding ExeA family protein; its protein translation is MENFFKFFGLKDDPFRVTPDIEYFYMSQAHKDVLDALEYLYHTGEGFAVIIGEPGTGKTTTVKKFLANHPYEILYAYIIFPSFYPLEMLRAILREFGVKTSPEEAESDLFAKLKEFLIKKKEEGHKVFIIVDEAQNLPIETMEELRILSNLETNREKLLQIVLTGQTELEKKINMPELRQLKERITVVAKLRNLDFNETVDYIKYKLEKAGNPKIHIPWYIYRLIFKYSQGNFRKINLIMRRTLMAAYVDESKKIKYKHLKEALKTLGFYEEAKEKKKLKYLALASVILAILLGLTGTFSWFLYAIATGEKKINSEPAQYKNMTKTQHTQHLKAETRGEKKKVHPPLKPEEQIKEFIKRWKNSWETQDFLRYISYYCKDFRWAGGGIEKWEKYKRKTILNKKFIKIYISDIKIRKIKENRWEVIFKQEYFSDKIDDVTLKKLIIIKSNGKYCIKEERTIRRIK
- a CDS encoding M14/M99 family metallopeptidase, coding for MEDLSRRNFIRLAGSSLLLLSLNPDEVFAKHNSKLHFKLPPKPLQYYIKEGKEKGGRVLIIGGIHGNEPGAYKAADILMDLDVKKGTVAVLPRTNFVSVLANVRGYNGDMNRKFHRISRKDPDYRYVSFIKDFIDDFRPDVVLSLHDGYGFHIKNKKHWGQCIVIDAVSYKGYPLYSTAKYVADRVNKKITKKHWKIPIHNTDTFNRYTKYKEQRKSLTYYVLSKCNIPAFCIEASKQLPDLETKTKMHLMMIKEFLEIFNVELDPGIDHVLSNLSSFINRKRVYSVRLNINGRTEIINSSKTIKVPAGSRIRFESVYGNRGSFVIPEGVNLNYSGFYYSRNIRFFLKDDYKKVFTLKFVKT
- the mazG gene encoding nucleoside triphosphate pyrophosphohydrolase; this encodes MEKTECREEGRRFQEVVDIVKRLRRECPWDREQTNQSIKNNLIEEAYELFEAIESDDDKAMVEELGDLLLQVVFHSQIKKDEGSFDINDVLENLKEKLIRRHPHVFGDVEYSQLEGEDHLKKWEAIKEKEKERESILEGIPKRMPALMRAVKVQKRMAKVGFDWENPEDVWEKVMEELNELKNAKTDKEREHEIGDLLIAVTNLARVYGIDPEQALHHSIDRTVNRFQYIEKKAKEKNKELKEMKLDDMEQLWQEAKSKGL
- a CDS encoding LysE family translocator, with amino-acid sequence MGIIEDISFGLFLGIAAAISPGALLALLISETLRGNIKNGILVSVSPIVTDLPILFVSIYILKKIENFTSLVGIISATGGVLLFYLGIKNIFAKHSEISTDMHGSFVKGVVINILNPYTYLFWFFIGAPYISDKGFVNSAAFVISFFIGITGSMILIAFFVEKIKRFIESRYYDYLLKFIGFLFIIFGVLLIKNSMKYLGL
- a CDS encoding tetratricopeptide repeat protein; this encodes MEGKITPVSILLELLAVGFLMLGNTYNIFLFLIFHTVASVLLSVVVWTFFPKRYKKPFPLSIIVIFIIMFSTPVLSYIAVLFSLIIFRKQKKLPVLPLETVPVFQLIEEKIQVRKRKFGESSVREFVLRKNLPSSLRLKAFLFLTEVKSPESVRLLRYGLSDENDEIRLLSFSVLDKIEKRLSEQIHNNLEKLKKAKDEKEKGIIYRELSKLYWEIIYIGMADKEITDFYLNESERYALKAKDIIKNDPYIDLLLGRIYLLKGRLDDSYIYLTKALDSNIPEFKVAPYLAEIFFRNREYSRIKEFIKKHPYLKYDPSFYPVAVLWEEG
- the upp gene encoding uracil phosphoribosyltransferase, translating into MENIINVKNPALTNIVTKLRDINTDSYLFRKYISEAGRILLLEALKDEKTVEKKVKIWVGEYRFPEIEEERYVFIPIMRAGLPMLDGVFEVLKNAKAGFLAIKRNEETLESVLYYDRVPPLEGKNAVILDPMVATGGSLDYAVKVIKKKNPEKIISLNIIGAPEGLKRIAEKHPEIKVYIAQIDERLNDKGYIIPGIGDAGDRAFNTE
- a CDS encoding complex I NDUFA9 subunit family protein; this encodes MKILVTGGTGFVGRYLVEELSKEHQLVLPTRDIKKAELLFSGRGNLDNIKIIHFQEDLDHTVRKYRPEVIINLLGILYENRKKGITFEKVHFEYTKKLVDAASDIGIKLFVQMSALGADPSSKSRYQRTKGVAEEYIRSSNINYIIHRPSIIMGREQKLFQDMKKFGKIMPLFLAPEGRVQPVHILDVRDCFLKSLDEEDEIFELCGDRVVTFKELFEFALKYAGYRRPVIQMPKIFFRFMLPFFKLLPEPPMTEDQYYMLQKDNVCSGKYRGVKELLGKIRNPFEF
- a CDS encoding L,D-transpeptidase family protein → MRYLRVVITLIAAVVLGSFSYASQPTIEEVLKQLEAKNIDKAEELARQLPYEERIKLNIILLLQEGRKAEAQKLFSKISEKNKGVLENVIYIPEGSYAIVVSKSRQRLKVIKFVNDLPVEVLELRSITGKRPGDKLKEGDQRTPNGVYFPVKYLTKLAPMYGVGAFPLNYPNILDRKFLNKTGNGIWIHASDKPDRPYFSSNGCVVLNNEDFNKLKRFIKLKETPVVIVEDFEYTDAGSFKEKQMALIYFVYQWKRAWEETAKGNLDNYFFLYSERFVSKKGNKEQWMRYKRRISKLKDWIKIDIKNLSILKDGRMLDFGNIYVATFDMNYRSNNYNFKGKKILYIIREDGKWKILAEETL
- a CDS encoding MBL fold metallo-hydrolase, with the protein product MIWNNFGRKQKAKDYKLHRNFILDENSLLYREIRYAIAHGYDFIANLGHSTFLISYKGIRFLTDPFLSPHIFGIRRQKPALRPDLIPSVDFILISHAHYDHLDMRTLRRLKRDTTLIIPENTKPVLGRTYFKKIIELKRYEIFNNGSVTITALPVKHNKGRSLLFPNTDTVSYMIKIEDRTYYFAGDTAYFDGFKEYGRVFDIHTALLPIGGYEPTLLLHKIHMNPWEAIQAFIDLKAEFIVPIHYGTFHTIPKFVKVEAPLRHFTDEIKNRKLQHRAIIVEPNAIDLCITEKVN